One Dama dama isolate Ldn47 chromosome 16, ASM3311817v1, whole genome shotgun sequence DNA window includes the following coding sequences:
- the AQP7 gene encoding aquaporin-7 isoform X2: MVLGGKMGSYLGVNLGFGFGVTMGVYMAGNISGAHMNAALTFTSCALGRMSWRRFPVYVLGQFLGSFMAAATIYGLFYTAIIDFSGGKLTVTGPTATANIFATYLPDHMTLWRGFLDEVVVTGMLQLCLLAITEKGNNPTLAGTEAIVIGILVVIIGVSLGMNSGYAINPSRDLPPRFFTFLAGWGSQVFSARDWWWVPVVAPPLGAYCAAMMYAIFIGFNKRQEPQVLENPKMSEDRRISVLPKTVSHQYGVSSLTPVSVYPEDRPSVLHHP; this comes from the exons ATGGTGCTAGGAGGTAAAATGGGGAGCTACCTCGGTGTCAATTTGGGCTTTGGCTTCGGAGTCACCATGGGAGTGTACATGGCGGGGAACATCTCTG GGGCCCACATGAACGCGGCCTTGACCTTCACCAGCTGTGCGCTAGGCCGCATGTCCTGGAGGAGGTTTCCCGTGTACGTTCTGGGTCAGTTCCTCGGCTCCTTCATGGCGGCGGCCACCATCTACGGCCTCTTCTACA CCGCTATTATCGACTTCTCGGGGGGAAAGCTGACGGTGACTGGCCCCACAGCCACTGCTAACATTTTTGCCACCTACCTTCCTGACCACATGACATTGTGGAGGGGCTTCCTGGATGAG GTGGTGGTGACTGGgatgcttcagctgtgtctcttAGCCATCACAGAGAAGGGGAACAACCCAACGCTAGCGGGGACGGAGGCCATTGTGATCGGCATCCTCGTTGTCATCATCGGAGTATCCCTGGGCATGAACTCGGGATATGCCATCAACCCATCCCGGGACCTGCCTCCCCGCTTCTTCACCTTCCTCGCTGGCTGGGGCTCACAGGTCTTCAG CGCCAGGGACTGGTGGTGGGTGCCGGTGGTGGCACCACCCCTGGGTGCCTACTGCGCGGCCATGATGTACGCGATCTTCATCGGTTTCAACAAACGACAGGAGCCCCaggtcctggagaatcccaagatgtCTGAAGACCGCAGAATATCTGTGTTGCCCAAGACCGTGTCTCACCAGTACGGGGTCTCTTCCCTCACGCCTGTCTCTGTGTACCCCGAAGACAGACCCTCAGTCTTGCACCACCCCTAA
- the AQP7 gene encoding aquaporin-7 isoform X1, translating to MGSSGCCFRSARVSKMFSKPTAKVQVIWQSKLVREFLAEFISTFVMMVFGLGSVAHMVLGGKMGSYLGVNLGFGFGVTMGVYMAGNISGAHMNAALTFTSCALGRMSWRRFPVYVLGQFLGSFMAAATIYGLFYTAIIDFSGGKLTVTGPTATANIFATYLPDHMTLWRGFLDEVVVTGMLQLCLLAITEKGNNPTLAGTEAIVIGILVVIIGVSLGMNSGYAINPSRDLPPRFFTFLAGWGSQVFSARDWWWVPVVAPPLGAYCAAMMYAIFIGFNKRQEPQVLENPKMSEDRRISVLPKTVSHQYGVSSLTPVSVYPEDRPSVLHHP from the exons ATGGGCTCCTCCGGCTGCTGCTTCAGGTCCGCCCGCGTGTCCAAGATGTTCTCGAAACCTACAGCAAAGGTGCAAGTCATATGGCAGAGCAAGTTAGTTCGAGAGTTCCTGGCGGAGTTCATCAGCACATTTGTCATGATG GTGTTTGGCCTCGGCTCCGTGGCCCACATGGTGCTAGGAGGTAAAATGGGGAGCTACCTCGGTGTCAATTTGGGCTTTGGCTTCGGAGTCACCATGGGAGTGTACATGGCGGGGAACATCTCTG GGGCCCACATGAACGCGGCCTTGACCTTCACCAGCTGTGCGCTAGGCCGCATGTCCTGGAGGAGGTTTCCCGTGTACGTTCTGGGTCAGTTCCTCGGCTCCTTCATGGCGGCGGCCACCATCTACGGCCTCTTCTACA CCGCTATTATCGACTTCTCGGGGGGAAAGCTGACGGTGACTGGCCCCACAGCCACTGCTAACATTTTTGCCACCTACCTTCCTGACCACATGACATTGTGGAGGGGCTTCCTGGATGAG GTGGTGGTGACTGGgatgcttcagctgtgtctcttAGCCATCACAGAGAAGGGGAACAACCCAACGCTAGCGGGGACGGAGGCCATTGTGATCGGCATCCTCGTTGTCATCATCGGAGTATCCCTGGGCATGAACTCGGGATATGCCATCAACCCATCCCGGGACCTGCCTCCCCGCTTCTTCACCTTCCTCGCTGGCTGGGGCTCACAGGTCTTCAG CGCCAGGGACTGGTGGTGGGTGCCGGTGGTGGCACCACCCCTGGGTGCCTACTGCGCGGCCATGATGTACGCGATCTTCATCGGTTTCAACAAACGACAGGAGCCCCaggtcctggagaatcccaagatgtCTGAAGACCGCAGAATATCTGTGTTGCCCAAGACCGTGTCTCACCAGTACGGGGTCTCTTCCCTCACGCCTGTCTCTGTGTACCCCGAAGACAGACCCTCAGTCTTGCACCACCCCTAA
- the LOC133071352 gene encoding small ribosomal subunit protein uS14-like gives MGHQQLYWNHPRKFCQGSRSCRVCSNPHGQIRKYGLNMCCQCFRQSAKDIGFLKLH, from the coding sequence ATGGGTCACCAGCAGCTCTACTGGAATCATCCAAGAAAATTCTGCCAGGGTTCTCGCTCTTGCCGGGTCTGCTCAAACCCGCATGGTCAGATCCGGAAATATGGCCTCAATATGTGCTGCCAGTGTTTCCGCCAGTCTGCGAAGGACATCGGCTTTCTTAAGTTGCACTAA